Proteins from a genomic interval of Rickettsia sp. Oklahoma-10:
- a CDS encoding phosphatase PAP2 family protein: MKYLYPTLNVKGFTFPGGHMSSGVVFYCWFFANIRHALLRIIIVVILTGIGFLLIYKGYHYPVDIIASVTIGIMVIAFVYSLIREEIIHKYPFMLGALIWMSTVPMVAYLQIIDVYCFAWVWTVFWGLFGFTISWWLFYKYLELSIKITLFLQLSYNCHLNSFD, encoded by the coding sequence TTGAAATACCTTTATCCTACTCTAAATGTTAAAGGTTTTACTTTCCCTGGCGGTCATATGAGTAGTGGTGTAGTATTTTACTGTTGGTTTTTTGCGAATATTAGACATGCCTTGTTAAGAATAATAATAGTAGTGATTTTAACTGGTATTGGATTTTTGCTGATTTATAAGGGTTATCATTATCCAGTTGATATTATTGCGTCTGTAACAATTGGAATAATGGTTATTGCTTTTGTATATAGTTTAATTAGAGAGGAGATTATTCACAAATATCCTTTTATGCTTGGAGCGTTGATATGGATGTCAACCGTGCCTATGGTAGCTTATCTTCAAATTATTGACGTGTATTGTTTTGCATGGGTATGGACGGTATTTTGGGGATTATTCGGTTTTACTATTTCTTGGTGGTTATTTTATAAATATTTGGAGCTCTCAATCAAAATTACATTATTTCTTCAACTTAGTTATAATTGTCATCTTAATAGCTTTGACTGA
- the mrdA gene encoding penicillin-binding protein 2 — protein MLNKKILHGELISRRAFVIGVGKLGFLSLLGIRMFYLQLIKSEEYKTLSDKNRINFVVLPPSRGSIYDLDGNILATNKPCYQLVIDRSINNNYRDELEIISNILNLSLEKFNFIKQKIKKSSRHVPLVIFDQLDWQQVSVIEEQKHKLASIFIDIGYLRFYPFSSVTSHLIGYLGQINEQEKKELNIYSLSDFNIGKSGIEKYYDNKLRGEFGYKKVEVNAYGKQVREISGTPTKSGEDIYLNIDASLQQKIWQYLNPKGSSAIVLDTRTGNVLICASTPGFESNNFSKLSENYWQSLTGDPYKPLINKVIQNSYPPGSVFKIITVLAALELGIDPNKTVFCDGSSALNTNSFRCWNHSGHGTLDMMSALKHSCNIYMYELARIIGPDKILEVAREFGFGSKTGIDLAPENTGFIPSKEWKKKKFKLPWSIGDSFNLAIGQGFLGVTPIQLARFITAIASHGKLYTPRILKNNPEFYNVNIKPENIKIIQDSLYNTVNIAGGTAYYNRILGENRKLAGKTGTSQVQSKLNAKDDLSRDSIAWKRRNHALFLGFAPYHNPQYSITVFIDHGGGGSKAAAPIARKIMSDVLDKYL, from the coding sequence ATGCTAAATAAAAAAATACTACATGGTGAGTTAATTTCACGAAGGGCATTTGTAATCGGAGTCGGTAAACTCGGATTTTTATCTTTGCTTGGAATAAGAATGTTTTATTTACAGCTTATTAAAAGTGAAGAATATAAGACTTTATCAGATAAAAACCGTATTAATTTTGTTGTACTACCTCCTAGTAGAGGAAGCATTTATGATTTAGACGGCAATATTCTAGCTACTAATAAACCATGCTATCAACTAGTAATAGATAGAAGCATTAATAATAATTATAGAGATGAATTAGAAATAATTAGTAATATTTTAAATTTATCTTTAGAAAAATTTAATTTTATTAAACAAAAGATTAAAAAATCTAGTCGTCATGTACCTTTAGTAATATTTGATCAGCTTGATTGGCAGCAAGTATCAGTGATTGAAGAACAAAAACATAAACTAGCTTCAATATTTATTGATATAGGATATTTGAGGTTTTATCCTTTTTCAAGTGTTACTTCTCACTTAATAGGTTATCTTGGTCAAATAAATGAGCAAGAGAAGAAAGAGTTAAATATATATAGTTTAAGTGATTTTAATATAGGTAAGTCCGGTATTGAAAAATATTATGATAACAAATTACGAGGAGAATTTGGTTATAAAAAAGTAGAAGTCAATGCTTACGGTAAACAGGTAAGAGAAATATCAGGTACCCCTACTAAATCAGGTGAAGATATATATTTAAATATTGATGCTTCTCTTCAACAAAAGATATGGCAATATTTAAATCCTAAAGGTTCTTCAGCAATAGTGCTGGATACTAGAACCGGAAACGTATTAATTTGTGCTTCTACACCAGGTTTTGAATCCAATAATTTCAGTAAATTATCTGAAAATTATTGGCAAAGTTTAACAGGAGATCCGTATAAACCTTTAATTAATAAGGTGATACAAAACTCATATCCTCCAGGTTCAGTTTTTAAAATAATTACTGTACTTGCAGCCCTTGAACTAGGGATTGATCCTAATAAAACCGTTTTTTGTGATGGTAGCTCTGCCCTGAATACTAATAGCTTTAGATGTTGGAATCATAGTGGACATGGTACTCTTGATATGATGTCTGCTTTAAAACATTCTTGTAATATTTATATGTATGAATTAGCAAGAATAATAGGGCCGGATAAAATTCTTGAAGTTGCCAGAGAATTTGGATTTGGTTCAAAGACCGGTATTGATTTAGCTCCTGAAAATACGGGTTTTATCCCTTCCAAAGAATGGAAAAAGAAAAAATTCAAGTTGCCTTGGTCAATAGGGGATAGTTTTAATTTAGCAATTGGGCAGGGATTTTTAGGAGTGACACCAATTCAGCTTGCAAGATTTATTACAGCTATTGCAAGCCATGGCAAGCTCTATACACCCAGAATATTAAAAAATAATCCGGAATTTTATAATGTCAATATTAAGCCTGAAAATATCAAAATAATACAAGACAGTTTATATAATACTGTTAATATTGCGGGAGGTACAGCGTACTATAATAGAATTCTAGGGGAAAATAGGAAACTTGCTGGTAAAACAGGTACTTCTCAAGTACAAAGTAAACTAAATGCTAAAGACGATTTAAGCCGTGATTCTATTGCTTGGAAAAGGCGTAATCATGCCTTATTCTTAGGTTTCGCTCCTTATCATAATCCTCAATATTCCATTACTGTTTTTATTGATCATGGGGGAGGGGGGAGTAAAGCAGCTGCCCCAATAGCTCGTAAAATCATGTCGGATGTGTTGGATAAGTATTTATAA
- a CDS encoding MFS transporter: MLGYEKAQTSLNREQKEAIGLLSIGTFLEYFDLMIYVHMAVLLNELLFPKADTKTTAMYSAAAFCSTFVFRPFGALLFGWIGDKYGRKSTVVITTIFMACSCAVMAGLPTYAQIGMTATWIVTICRIVQGMLSLGEIIGAELYLTETINPPKQYPIVSLIPSFAVLGSVAALGLATIISHYGFSWRIAFFIGTFIAITGSSARTRLRETRDFIDAKQQVKNIFNKASVNIKILDNDPIWKEKVHWKTSLYYFLIQCTWPVTFYITYIYCSNILKSSFNYTPEEIITHNFVVSIIQFFGSLIFRAYLSGIINPLKILKGFLSIFSLFILIFPYLLNNLNTPTELLIIQSIMVITGLGDAPAVPIFFKHFPVFKRFTYSSFLYALSRALIYLITSFGIVYLVSYFGHWGILVISIPLSISYGFGIQHFEQLEKNRENYF; the protein is encoded by the coding sequence ATGCTAGGTTATGAAAAAGCACAAACAAGTTTAAATAGAGAACAAAAAGAAGCAATAGGTTTACTGTCTATAGGTACTTTTCTTGAGTATTTTGATTTAATGATTTATGTACATATGGCAGTACTTCTGAACGAGTTATTGTTTCCAAAAGCTGATACTAAGACTACCGCTATGTATTCAGCTGCTGCTTTTTGTTCAACATTTGTTTTTAGACCCTTTGGGGCTCTACTTTTTGGTTGGATAGGCGATAAGTATGGACGTAAATCTACTGTGGTTATAACTACTATTTTTATGGCTTGTTCTTGTGCTGTTATGGCAGGATTACCTACTTATGCACAAATAGGTATGACGGCTACTTGGATAGTGACTATATGCCGTATTGTTCAAGGTATGTTATCTCTAGGTGAGATAATTGGGGCAGAACTTTATCTTACAGAAACAATAAACCCTCCTAAACAATACCCCATTGTATCATTAATTCCTTCTTTTGCTGTTCTTGGAAGTGTTGCTGCTCTAGGTTTAGCAACTATAATTTCTCATTATGGTTTTAGTTGGCGAATAGCTTTTTTTATAGGAACATTTATTGCTATAACAGGAAGTAGTGCTAGGACTCGTTTACGTGAAACTCGTGATTTTATAGACGCGAAACAACAAGTTAAGAATATTTTTAATAAAGCTAGTGTAAATATAAAAATACTAGACAATGATCCAATTTGGAAAGAAAAAGTTCATTGGAAAACTTCTTTATATTATTTTTTAATTCAATGTACTTGGCCTGTTACATTTTATATTACCTACATATATTGTAGTAATATTTTAAAAAGCTCTTTTAATTATACTCCTGAAGAAATTATAACTCACAATTTTGTTGTATCGATAATACAGTTTTTTGGCAGCTTAATTTTTAGAGCTTATTTAAGTGGTATAATAAATCCTTTAAAAATTCTTAAAGGATTTTTATCTATATTTTCACTATTTATCTTAATTTTTCCTTATTTATTAAATAACCTTAATACTCCAACAGAATTACTTATTATCCAATCAATTATGGTAATTACCGGCTTAGGGGATGCACCAGCAGTACCAATTTTTTTTAAACATTTTCCTGTTTTTAAAAGATTTACTTATTCAAGTTTTTTATACGCTTTATCTCGTGCTTTAATATATTTAATTACTTCGTTTGGTATAGTATATTTAGTAAGCTATTTTGGACACTGGGGAATATTAGTTATCTCAATTCCTTTAAGTATAAGCTATGGATTCGGGATACAGCATTTTGAGCAGTTAGAAAAGAATCGTGAGAACTATTTTTAG
- the tyrS gene encoding tyrosine--tRNA ligase produces the protein MTFIKEFINKGYLHQCTDLDRLTSITKETQIAAYIGFDCTATSLHIGSLMQIMILRLLQQYGHKPIVIIGEGTSKIGDPTWKDAARKILSKEDIAKNAEGIKKSLSKFIKFGEESSDAIMLDNSEWLDSLNYLDFLRDFGSYFSVNRMLTMDSVRLRLEREQHLSFLEFNYMLLQAYDFYYLNKYYNCSLQLGGSDQWGNIVMGVDLIRKISSKEVFGMTTPLLTTSSGAKMGKTATGAVWLNEDLLSPYDYYQYWRNCEDADVIRFAKLYSELNNEEFTKFENLVAEDINAAKKQLAYELTKLCHSDQAAKSALETAVKIFEQGEIDENLHTVVLEPEILQSGISAYKLFYKVCLANSKSEARKLIRGKGAKINDTLIEDENMIINTNFLLDQNVIKLSAGKKRHILVRIGEE, from the coding sequence ATGACCTTTATTAAGGAATTTATAAACAAAGGATATTTGCATCAATGTACCGATTTGGATCGGTTAACTAGTATAACGAAAGAAACACAAATAGCTGCTTATATAGGTTTTGATTGTACTGCTACGTCACTTCACATCGGTAGTTTAATGCAGATAATGATCCTGAGATTGCTTCAGCAGTATGGGCATAAACCTATTGTGATTATCGGCGAAGGTACGAGTAAAATCGGTGATCCTACTTGGAAAGATGCAGCACGTAAAATTTTAAGTAAAGAAGATATAGCTAAAAATGCTGAGGGTATAAAGAAATCACTGTCCAAATTTATCAAATTTGGTGAGGAGAGCAGTGATGCTATCATGCTAGATAATTCAGAGTGGCTAGACTCGCTTAATTACTTAGATTTCCTACGTGATTTCGGTAGCTATTTTTCGGTAAACCGCATGCTAACTATGGATTCGGTAAGACTAAGACTTGAGCGAGAGCAACATTTAAGCTTCTTAGAATTTAACTATATGTTGCTGCAAGCGTATGATTTTTACTATTTAAATAAGTATTATAATTGTAGTTTACAGCTTGGTGGTAGTGATCAATGGGGCAATATTGTAATGGGAGTGGATTTAATTCGTAAAATAAGTAGCAAGGAAGTATTCGGTATGACGACGCCGCTACTTACGACTAGCTCAGGTGCTAAGATGGGCAAGACTGCTACAGGTGCCGTGTGGCTTAATGAAGATTTATTGAGTCCGTATGATTATTACCAATATTGGCGTAATTGTGAGGATGCTGATGTAATTAGATTTGCCAAATTATATAGTGAGTTAAACAATGAAGAATTTACAAAATTTGAGAATTTAGTAGCTGAAGATATTAATGCAGCTAAAAAACAGCTTGCTTATGAGTTAACGAAGCTTTGTCATTCGGATCAAGCGGCCAAATCAGCTCTAGAAACTGCGGTAAAGATATTTGAACAAGGAGAAATCGATGAAAACCTGCATACGGTTGTTTTAGAACCAGAAATATTACAATCAGGTATTAGTGCATATAAGTTATTTTATAAAGTATGTCTTGCTAACTCTAAATCAGAAGCACGCAAACTTATAAGAGGGAAAGGAGCTAAGATAAATGATACGTTAATAGAAGATGAGAATATGATAATTAATACTAATTTCTTACTTGATCAAAATGTTATAAAACTCTCTGCCGGTAAAAAAAGACATATATTGGTTAGGATTGGAGAAGAATAA
- a CDS encoding TlyA family RNA methyltransferase, with protein sequence MIKAKKIRLDKYLLQKGFVTDITIAQSLIIQGKVHNKYEQLIKPGIQVNINDTDIKVKLFKHNYVSRGAFKLIAALDYFKITTENLVCIDIGSSTGGFTQVLLERKAKFIFAVDVGYGELHPKLRDNLQIKVLEKTNARYLTDKQITMKPDLIVCDASFISLTTILPTSLNLAKEDCILIALIKPQFEVKKHEVEKGGIIKNPILHQKVCDKIKDWLEKEHNFKICGIIESPILGAKGNKEFLICGKRKNGYFL encoded by the coding sequence ATGATTAAAGCAAAGAAAATAAGGCTTGATAAGTATTTGCTGCAAAAAGGTTTTGTAACAGATATTACCATAGCGCAAAGCTTGATTATTCAAGGTAAAGTACATAATAAGTATGAGCAGTTAATTAAGCCCGGGATACAGGTTAATATAAATGACACTGATATTAAGGTAAAGCTATTCAAACATAATTATGTTTCAAGGGGTGCATTCAAGTTAATTGCCGCTTTAGATTATTTTAAAATTACTACTGAAAATTTAGTTTGTATTGATATTGGTAGTAGTACCGGTGGTTTTACCCAAGTGTTACTTGAGCGTAAGGCAAAATTCATTTTTGCTGTAGATGTTGGTTATGGTGAGCTTCATCCTAAATTACGCGACAATTTGCAAATTAAAGTGCTTGAGAAGACTAATGCACGATACTTAACCGATAAACAAATAACAATGAAGCCTGATTTAATTGTGTGTGATGCCAGCTTTATTAGTTTAACTACTATATTACCGACTTCACTAAATTTAGCTAAAGAAGATTGTATACTTATTGCTTTAATAAAACCACAATTTGAAGTTAAAAAGCATGAGGTTGAAAAAGGTGGTATCATAAAAAATCCTATTCTACATCAAAAAGTATGCGATAAAATCAAAGATTGGCTTGAGAAAGAGCATAATTTTAAAATATGCGGTATAATAGAAAGCCCTATACTAGGTGCTAAGGGGAATAAAGAATTCTTGATATGTGGAAAAAGAAAAAATGGCTATTTTCTATAA
- a CDS encoding HD domain-containing protein — MEDIISWKEKFEVCVYAKKLLDKLESLNAKVKNPVDIEEITKGIYYTRKYHGSQMRQSGEPYYSHPIEVAIMFAEFVADEAPKLFTSNMINAALLHDTIEDTELTEDMITEIFKIEVARHVEGLTRIKSYGEISAEESLNLLVKQKRYDTALIKFFDRIHNVQTLGVKSPEKIRKIIEETLKGFLILSMYLGISQIKNKLIELCLNIAYPDMPKQIVFSKNSSHDSFLTAQNAVSRIHSLYLKELR; from the coding sequence ATGGAAGATATAATCTCTTGGAAAGAAAAGTTTGAAGTTTGTGTTTACGCTAAAAAGCTACTCGATAAACTCGAATCTTTAAACGCTAAAGTAAAAAACCCTGTTGATATAGAGGAAATTACAAAAGGTATTTATTACACCCGTAAATATCACGGTTCTCAAATGCGTCAATCAGGCGAACCTTATTACTCTCATCCAATTGAAGTTGCAATTATGTTTGCAGAGTTTGTAGCAGATGAAGCCCCTAAGCTTTTTACTTCTAACATGATAAATGCTGCTCTACTGCACGATACTATTGAGGATACAGAACTTACTGAAGATATGATCACCGAAATTTTTAAAATAGAAGTAGCAAGACATGTAGAGGGTTTAACTAGGATTAAATCCTATGGGGAAATTAGTGCTGAAGAAAGCCTGAATTTACTAGTTAAACAAAAAAGATACGATACCGCTCTTATAAAATTCTTTGATAGAATTCATAATGTACAAACTTTAGGAGTCAAATCACCTGAGAAAATTAGAAAGATTATTGAAGAAACTTTAAAAGGATTTCTAATTTTAAGTATGTATCTAGGAATATCGCAAATAAAGAATAAATTAATAGAACTATGTTTAAATATAGCTTACCCTGATATGCCTAAGCAAATTGTTTTTTCTAAAAATAGTTCTCACGATTCTTTTCTAACTGCTCAAAATGCTGTATCCCGAATCCATAGCTTATACTTAAAGGAATTGAGATAA
- a CDS encoding RC1041 family protein, translating into MENKEEQILTSESYIDEEEEKHLNAAESRQSLKLILVTCIIILTSFLTFCYFFFNYMEEKAAEYKLQKEQKAKATNKIE; encoded by the coding sequence ATGGAAAATAAAGAAGAACAAATTTTAACCTCTGAATCTTATATTGATGAAGAGGAAGAAAAGCATTTAAACGCTGCAGAGTCAAGGCAAAGCCTTAAGTTAATATTAGTAACATGTATTATTATACTTACTAGTTTTTTAACGTTTTGTTATTTCTTTTTTAACTATATGGAAGAGAAAGCAGCAGAGTATAAATTACAGAAGGAGCAAAAAGCTAAAGCAACTAATAAAATAGAATGA
- a CDS encoding pentapeptide repeat-containing protein yields the protein MLKVISIIIIYLLLSSCFESTRDANGLLTDHQSTVIQNYIISQNSKKLQVNLKEKFGSNLKGVKLIGVKLINEDLSGIDLTSCEILRTNFAGSNLEKSILTNAIIQESHFADSVIKNISGYNADFRGSIFNKITLQNTNFVQSNFSDTAFNKTTIKNVNFENSKFSHVLWSNTTIDGVNFQKANLKNNSFKNTNITNSIFYGTDLEKSVINNTNFTNNYFESSDLSQTKLTTVIIKDSNFTQSIFNEVSFNNVQSNNSFFSYASFQDSILQNIIFTKCDLQNSTISSAVLNQFKIDNSILNNMSLNNNKFNNLSIKNSTAHFVRINKTKGSNLTLDNISYTNNIFSNNDFKQFIVINTDLTGSEIINSNITNGQFNNVNFTKTVIQNVNFTDVKINLGNLNQVALINSNLINTIVIDSTLSNSQINNINYQAYSSFINTNVSNNIILNSDNSNKTLPNNIIIHSAKDLQKITNLANMNLTNFDLSNLIFDRVDFSNSIFKNANLTNTAIKNSFLQNVDFSATTISKTDFSNSILTDSIFKSAKIDQANFSKADLTNVDFSDATIKNTSFNEAKIGGMNGVE from the coding sequence ATACTTAAAGTCATATCCATAATTATTATTTACTTGTTATTAAGCAGCTGTTTTGAATCTACCCGTGATGCAAATGGATTACTTACAGATCACCAAAGTACGGTAATTCAGAATTATATAATATCACAAAATTCTAAAAAACTTCAAGTGAACCTTAAAGAGAAGTTCGGTTCAAATTTAAAAGGAGTAAAATTAATAGGAGTTAAACTAATAAATGAAGATTTATCAGGAATAGATTTAACTTCCTGTGAAATATTACGTACTAATTTTGCAGGTAGCAATTTAGAAAAATCTATATTAACAAATGCTATAATACAAGAAAGTCATTTTGCCGATTCAGTAATAAAAAATATTTCCGGATATAATGCTGACTTTCGAGGTTCAATTTTTAACAAAATAACATTACAAAATACAAATTTTGTTCAATCAAATTTTAGTGATACTGCATTTAATAAAACTACTATAAAAAATGTTAACTTTGAAAACTCTAAATTTAGTCATGTATTATGGAGCAATACTACTATCGATGGTGTTAATTTTCAAAAAGCTAACCTAAAGAATAATAGCTTTAAAAATACTAATATAACAAATTCAATATTTTACGGTACGGATTTAGAAAAAAGTGTAATAAATAATACCAATTTTACTAATAATTATTTTGAATCTAGCGACCTAAGTCAAACTAAATTAACAACAGTAATAATTAAGGATTCTAACTTCACACAAAGTATTTTTAATGAAGTAAGCTTTAATAATGTACAAAGTAACAATTCTTTCTTTTCATACGCTTCCTTCCAAGATTCAATATTACAAAATATTATTTTTACTAAATGTGATTTACAAAACAGCACAATTAGTAGTGCAGTTTTAAATCAGTTTAAAATTGATAATAGTATATTAAATAATATGAGTCTAAACAATAATAAATTTAATAATTTATCTATAAAAAATAGTACTGCTCATTTTGTAAGGATTAATAAAACTAAAGGTTCAAATCTTACTTTAGATAATATTAGCTATACTAACAATATTTTTAGCAATAATGATTTTAAACAATTTATAGTAATTAATACCGATTTAACTGGCAGTGAAATAATAAACTCAAATATAACTAACGGACAATTTAATAATGTAAATTTTACTAAAACTGTCATACAAAATGTAAATTTTACAGATGTTAAAATTAATTTAGGAAATTTAAACCAAGTAGCTCTAATAAATTCCAATCTAATAAATACTATAGTTATTGATTCTACCCTTTCTAATTCACAAATAAATAATATTAACTACCAAGCATATTCTAGTTTTATTAATACTAATGTTTCTAATAATATTATTTTAAATAGTGATAATTCGAATAAAACCCTACCAAATAATATAATAATACACTCAGCAAAAGATCTACAAAAAATAACTAACTTAGCAAATATGAATTTAACAAATTTTGATTTGAGCAATTTAATATTTGATAGAGTAGATTTTTCAAATAGTATTTTTAAAAATGCTAACCTAACAAATACGGCAATTAAAAACTCTTTCTTACAAAACGTAGATTTTTCTGCAACAACAATTTCTAAAACAGATTTTTCAAACTCAATATTAACAGATAGCATATTTAAATCAGCTAAAATTGATCAGGCTAACTTTAGTAAAGCTGACCTAACAAACGTTGATTTTAGTGATGCAACAATTAAAAATACTTCGTTTAACGAAGCTAAGATAGGAGGAATGAACGGGGTGGAATAA
- a CDS encoding sigma-54-dependent transcriptional regulator has protein sequence MSPIDVLIVDDEEDIRNIIAAILKDEGFNPRVAANSTQTLKILSEKPISAVILDIWLQGSEMDGLGILEIIKKRYPLIPVIIISGHGTIETAVNAIKMGAYDYIEKPFNNDKLVILLKRACEVTKLKRENIDLKSKVIDKTELVGRCSVTLKYKMEIEKAASSSSRIMIHGKVGSGKELAARLIHKQSKRANNPFIIFSPTCMTADKINQELFGEAEKQANNNKRPTILEFANNGTLYIDEISNIPMSIQVKLLKFLKDQTITKPCGGNIKVDIKIITGTSKNIQDEVNNGKFLEDLYYRLNVFSLKVPALYEIKEDIPLLVKYFVKQLSKFSGLKERAFADETIAALQSYEWPGNIRQLRNVVEWTLIMNPLTTGNNEIIKPYMIPSEILANSANLTKLEDSFDMLAMPLREAREVFERQYLAAQMSRFNNNISKTSSFVGMERSALHRKLKLLSLHVPTANRIKEEEYEAANT, from the coding sequence ATGTCACCAATAGATGTTTTAATAGTAGACGATGAAGAGGATATACGAAATATCATTGCTGCAATTTTGAAAGATGAAGGCTTTAACCCTAGGGTTGCCGCTAATAGTACTCAGACTCTTAAAATACTATCCGAAAAACCAATCTCTGCTGTTATACTTGATATTTGGCTTCAAGGAAGCGAAATGGACGGCCTTGGAATTTTAGAGATAATTAAAAAACGCTATCCTTTAATACCAGTAATAATTATTAGTGGTCACGGTACTATAGAAACAGCAGTAAATGCTATCAAAATGGGGGCTTATGATTATATAGAAAAACCATTTAATAATGATAAATTAGTTATTTTACTGAAAAGAGCTTGTGAAGTAACAAAGTTAAAACGTGAAAATATAGATTTGAAATCAAAGGTTATAGATAAAACTGAATTAGTAGGTAGATGTTCGGTAACTCTAAAATATAAAATGGAAATAGAAAAGGCCGCTAGTTCTAGCAGTCGTATAATGATTCACGGTAAAGTTGGTAGTGGTAAAGAACTTGCAGCAAGGTTAATTCATAAACAATCTAAAAGGGCTAATAATCCATTCATTATTTTCAGCCCCACCTGTATGACTGCAGACAAAATAAACCAAGAATTATTTGGCGAAGCGGAAAAACAAGCAAATAATAATAAACGTCCTACTATCTTAGAATTTGCTAATAACGGTACTTTATATATAGATGAGATTAGTAATATTCCTATGTCTATCCAAGTAAAATTATTAAAATTTCTTAAAGACCAAACTATCACAAAACCTTGTGGGGGCAATATTAAGGTTGATATAAAAATTATTACCGGCACTTCTAAAAATATCCAAGACGAAGTTAATAACGGTAAATTTCTAGAAGATCTATACTATCGTCTTAATGTATTCTCTCTAAAAGTACCTGCATTATATGAAATAAAAGAAGATATACCATTACTTGTAAAATATTTTGTTAAGCAACTTTCAAAATTTTCAGGTTTAAAAGAGCGTGCCTTTGCAGATGAAACTATTGCAGCTCTTCAATCCTATGAATGGCCAGGCAATATTAGACAATTACGTAACGTTGTTGAATGGACTTTAATTATGAATCCGCTAACTACAGGTAATAATGAAATTATCAAACCTTATATGATACCTTCAGAAATATTAGCAAATAGTGCTAATCTTACAAAGCTTGAAGATAGTTTTGATATGTTAGCTATGCCGCTTAGAGAAGCCAGAGAAGTTTTTGAGCGTCAATATCTAGCGGCACAAATGAGTCGTTTTAACAACAATATTTCAAAAACATCATCATTTGTCGGTATGGAAAGATCGGCTTTGCATCGTAAATTAAAATTATTAAGCTTACATGTACCTACTGCAAATAGAATAAAGGAAGAAGAATATGAGGCAGCAAATACTTAA
- a CDS encoding monovalent cation/H+ antiporter complex subunit F has translation MLNIFLMIISLFICLITYLFIKKTDIFTKLLLLNSFTTIVSLFICCLGLYSGNSSYLDIAIIYFLLSFIATNGYLKYFIHESNENTKD, from the coding sequence ATGCTTAATATCTTTTTAATGATTATTTCGTTATTTATTTGCTTAATAACCTACCTATTTATTAAGAAAACAGATATTTTTACCAAGCTATTATTGTTAAACAGTTTTACGACTATTGTAAGTTTATTTATTTGTTGTTTAGGCTTATACTCAGGAAATAGTTCATATTTGGATATAGCAATTATTTATTTTCTCCTAAGCTTTATAGCAACAAACGGATATTTAAAATATTTTATACATGAGTCGAATGAAAACACAAAAGATTAA